The genomic segment CCTGCCGCAAGACGGCGAGATCATCGTATACTGCGGTTCCGGCATCTCGGCGACGCCGAACGTGCTGGCACTTCGCGAAGCGGGATATAGCAACGTGAAGCTGTATTCGGGCAGTTGGAGCGATTGGATTTCTTATGATGAGAATCGTATCGCTACTGGGGAAGAAGAGAACTGAAAAAGACGAATAGCAGTATTTACACACAACAAACAAGTCGCTATGTAGCCCGAGGGCCATGGCGGCTTTTGGCGTATATCCAGAGTCAACAAGGAGTCAACGATTGAGCACCGAAAGTACATGCAGGTAGGTCGAACCGTACTCACACTCGTATTTCTCTTACTATACTGTACAGACAGATAAAGGGTTTAGACGTCCTACCGATGCGATTGCAATAAACTCTGGAATGACGGTATTTGCGTTTTGTAGCTGCAATTTTTTGGAGCTTTATGTCATACTTGTATCTATACTGAATTACTTTACTATATTCAATATGTAAGTAAAACTGGAGTTTCAGGTCAACTCTGAAATAAACCGGCTCGCCATTCAAAACAAATCAACGAGTCAATTTTTTTTATCCGAATCGGTTATACAACGCTGTTAATAATTTTCGAAGGTGATTAAATGAGCAATGTAAAATTTTATTCGGAATATGATATGGCATGCGGTTGGGAAATTGATAAGATAATTAAAAAGATCGATGAAAGTGCAATCGAAAGTGATTGGTCTATTAGTGATCTGATAGATTTTCATAATATTATAAAGTACATAGTAATTAATCGATTTGCAGATTACATAGTTAAACAGACTGGTATTAATATTAAGGATTATCAGAAAAAAATAAAACAAAAAATAGGTCTATTCATCGAAGAGAATAAGAGTGATTTTATTTCTTTATACGATGATGTCGATTTTATGGATACCGAAGATTTTCTAGATATTATAGAGAATTTTTCAATATTTCAGGCTGTTTCAGAAGATGCTTTTAAGGACTTACTCAACAAAGAGTATGTACATGTCTATATGGTTCTGAAATTTAAGAAACTGACAGAGTATTTTAATTCTGTAATAAAAGAAATAATACTAAGTGATTCAAGAAATGCCGAGACCCTAATTTCTAAATATCTTAAAGAGAGTCAACTATATTTACCGTCTTCTTTAACAGAGAAAGAGGCATTAAGTTTAATTGATGAATATATCAACTCATCACACGTTAATATAAATTATTTGAGAAAAATAGTAAATTTCCCTCCAGGTAAAGGGATTAATATGCCTGATAAAATTAAGTTACATGCAAAAAGAAAAGCTAAGGAAGAGGAAGAAAGAATCTTTGGAGAAGGCTCTGGGATTGAGTCTGGGGTTTCGATTTCATACCCAATAGACCAAGACGAAGTTATTTCACTAAGTGCCGATGGAAGTATGTTTGATATGAAGGTAAGTCGTACATGGTTAGAAGAGAATCTCGACTACCCAACACTTTGGAACAACTTTATTCACTTGTTTAATTTTGTCGACGATAAGTTTCGCTTAGTATTTGCCTCAAAGAAAAATGATATGAGTGCGCTAGAATATGCACTTCGTCCTAATGGAGAACACATTTACAGTACATCATTTGCATTTAGTTTTAGAGAAATGGTTGGAAAAGTGGAAATATACAGCTATGCAAATGTATTAAATGTTTTAGGCGTAAGATTAGAAGATATGATAGAGTGGTTCTTTCAAATCTATCTAAAAGAAGAATTTAAAATTGAGGATTTCATAGTAAAAATGCCATCAGAAGATGCTACATATTTTGAAAAGTGCAGGACTATCCTTCCTGAATTCGATAGGGTGTTTAAGCAATTCAACGTACTAATTGAAGAGGGTAAAATTGACCAAGAATTGATACAGATTTCATCATCTAGTGTGAAAAACAAGGATATTAAATCTTTGATTGAGAAAAAGTATGTGTATCCTTCAAGTGAGTGGTATCAAACAGCATCCTTTATGTTGTTTTCTGACCAGAGTAGTATATTTTATTTGCCTAGTAAAGGTGGTAAATATAAAAATTTCTTTGATTTAATAACTCAACTTTCGCAGAGCAAAAATCATCTTAAGTGCAGGTCGTTGTAAGCTCGCGAGGCGATCAGGTATTGGGCTTGTAAATAGAAAAACACCGCTCCGTTTGATAAAGTGAGAGTGTCGAGCAATCACTTCAACCGAAGAGGTGTCTACCCTTATGATAGCCCAACCCTCCAATTTGAATCAACTGCCTAACGAACTAAAACCGACGTTTCAAGAATTGAAAGTCATGCAGCATTTACAGCAAGCTGGATTTCGCAAACGCTTTGGCTTTAGCTGCGCCCAATTGTTTCAACTCGTCTTCGTTCTGTTGTTTCATCAGAAAAACTGGTTTCGTCTGCTGGAGAGCCGCAAAGATGATTCCATGCCCGGCAAAGATGCGGTTTATCGCTTTCTCAATCATACCGGCCTTGCATGGCGCCGGTTTTTGACCTCGCTTAGTGTCGCCACCGTAAAGAAGGTGGACGCGCTGACGTCTGCGGATCGGGATGCCGTCTTCATCGTCGACGATTCGATGTTCGAACGCAATCGCAGCAAAGCCGTTGAGTTGCTCGCCCGGTTCAAAGATCATGCGACAGGTGCGTACTACAAAGGTTTCCGCATGCTAACGATGGGGTGGTCGGACGGCCACACGTTCTTACCCGTGGATTTTGCATTGCTCAGTTCAAGCAAGTCGGCGATCACCGGCATGAATGAGTCCGTCGACAAACGGTCGCACGGCTACAAGCGTCGGCAGGAAGCGCTTCTGTCGGCTCCGCAAGTCGTTGCGTCCATGCTGGACCGCGTCTTGGCGGCCGGAGCAACCGCCTCTTATGTCTTGATGGACAGTTGGTTCACGCATGCGCCGCTCATTCGCGAAATCGTCTCCCGTGGACTTGATGTGATTGGCATGGTCAAGAACGACAACAAACGATTCCTTATGCAAGGCCAGAAGTTGTCGCTTAAAGAGCTTTACTCAGTCGCCACGCCTGTAGCGAGCAAGAAACGCAGCATTCTCCGCTCGATCCGAACGGTGCTGGCTTGCGGCACGCCAGTGCATGTGGTATTCGTTCGCAACCGCTCGAAGAAGAATGATTGGCTCGCCGTTCTAACGACAGACCTAGCGCTCTGTGTAGAGGACGTCATCCGAATTTACGCGATCCGCTGGGACATCGAGGTCTTCTTCAAATGCACCAAGTCACTGCTACGTTTGCAAAAGGAATTCCAAGGCCGCTCTTATGATTTGCTGATCAGCCACACCACAATTGTCTTTTCGCGTTACCTGCTACTGGCTTGGCAGCATCGACAGAGTACAGATGCACGCACGTTCGGCGGTTTGTTTTATGTGCTGTGCGACGAAGTCGGCACGCTGGATTGGACAGTCGCCTTGCAACAACTGCTTGATCTGATCAGCGAAATCGCCACGAAAGCAGGAAAGAAGCTGGGGGCTTTGATTCAGCGTCAACTCCAGCAATGGATTGCCAGTTTGCCCAGTTACATCAGGGCTTGTTTGCCGATTTCATGCTGCGAAAGTTGAGTTAATAATTAAAGAGAAAGTATTAAAAAGTGAATTTAAAGAGTATCAAATACAGAGAATACAATGGTTATTCGACAATGATATAATCCGCGAGAGTAATGATGGTTATATAGAATTTACTGATACTAAAATGATCTACATTTTAAAAGAACTTTATTACGAGGATTTATTAAGTTACTGGCACTATCCAGATGAGATCAAAAAAGTAATTGATAATTTATCAAGCCAAAATTATGTTTATTTTGAAAGTACTTTGTTATCTAGAAACGAACAGGATTATTTTGACTTTTACTTGAATAAAGCAAAATTCACCAATGGTCATGACCTTCGAAATAGGTATTTGCACGGTACTAATAGCAATGATGAGAAACAGTATGAATCAGATTATTATTCATTCTTAAAGTTGATTGTAATAATTATCATCAAAATTAACGATGAATTATGTATTAAAAATGATTTCACGGTTAAATGACTAAGTGACATGAAAATAGGACTCCAATCGAAAATTCATTTTATTCTATTTTGTGCAATGCGGCGAACTGTACCGCAAGTGAAATTCTATAGCTGGAGCGATTAGATTGGCTACACCGACAACCAAATCGCCACAGGAGATGAAGAAAAACGCAAAGCGGAATAGCGGCATTGAATCATGGATACATCTCCATGTGGTTCAAGAACCTTGGCGATGTATTTTTGTCTCAGCCAACACGGATTCAAGAATAGGCTTCGGAAAATACTTACGTCATGACTGCCCAGAATGTATTCTAAGTAAGCATTCTTCTTTTTGGTAATCTCTCGAATAAATAATCGTATGTGAATTTAATACAGAGCACCGTAGAAAGAATGCCATGCTCTGGCGGAAGTACCAGAGGAACTGAGTACATACTATAAGGAAAACAAAGATAAGTTGGATTCGCTGCCGAGCGAAGCGGCGTTGGATGAGTTTCGTCTGCTCTCCGGCAGGTACTACTTTAGCGAGTTGGAGGGGACGGATTCGGTCGACTTGCTCGATTCTTTAAAGGAAAAGTACGGGAACCCGCAGGAAAAGAATGGCGCCAACGACTCCACTTATTACGAGTGGGTTACCGAACGGTCATTAATCGTGTTCAACGGTGAAAATTATTTGGCCTATCATACAATCTATGGCCCGGTAAAAAAGTATGGGAAGGTGAATAGCGCCAAGTCGAATGACGACGATCTATAACTAGGACAAGGTACGGGACTCATAATCGCTTTTGTACAACAAACAAGCCGCCAATGCCCTCGGGCCACATGGCGGCTTGTTCTACTTCCCCGAATTCAACATAAGGCTAACCCTTACCCTGCCTACCTAGCTATAAAACTGCCAGAACACAAGCTGCCCCACCAGAACAACCATCATCGCAGCAGGCAGGATGGCCGACCACTTGTACCGGGCCGTCGAAGCAGAGCGTCTCTTCATCCAGGACAGCAGCAGCGCACCCAACAAAATTGCAGCCAGCCCAGTCAGGCCGTAGTTGACGATAATCTGCGGATAGACTTCGGCATAAGCCCGCTCATTGTTGCTGAGCATCCGCAAGGCAAGAATCAGATTGTTCGCCACAATACCGGTACCCGTCAAGGTGAGGCCGGCCACCAGCTTGCGGCTGACGTTACGAGGTGCAGGGCGGCGTTTTCTGGCTCTCAGCGCGTTCATGACTGCCCGTACCAGCAATACGAGCGGAGCAATAATAAAATAAACGATGGCCAGCACCGCTAGAGCGGCGCTCAGGACCAGCACCGGCATGGATTTACTGGCAGGCAGCGGCAAATAATCGGAGGTATAGACCGAGATCGCTTTTACATCGCCATCCTTGACAGTCGCATACAGCATGGGCCAGGCATCGAGCGCCGAGTCTCCGCTTACTTTCTCATAAAGGTAAGGCTGCACCTGCTTGTAGCTTCCAGTCCTGCCCGCTAGCGTCATCTGGAGCTGATCGGCCCCCAGCGGCTTCAGCTTCATCATCGTCAGATAGGGAAATAGCTTCATGAAGCCATGTTCAGGGCGGCGCGCAGCCACGAACTCGCCTCGAACCTCCGACACATCCGGCAGATTGACAGCTTCCGCCTGCTTTTGCGTGCCCACGATCGCTTTGGTCAGACCATGGACAATATGAGATTCGCCGGCCTGGTTGGTCATAATGACGATCGCAAACCGGTCTTCGGGCACAAGCTGCAGATTGGTGGCAAAAGCAATCGTGTTCCCGCCATGTCCGAGCGTCCGGTGTTGTCCGGGATATTCCCAGAATCCATGGGCGATACCCGGCATTCCTTCAGCAGAGGTATGGCTCTGCGTCAGCATCGTGCCCAGCGTGTCCTGTTTCTCAAACAGAGGGGACTGCTGTCCGGCAGGCGGGAGGAAGGCCATCGCAAACTTAGCCAGATCCTCCGCGGTGCCGTTATTGCCGCCGTTCGGGTACATGGACATATAATTCCACGATCCCGGGGTGAAGGAACCCTCTTCTTTGAAGAAATAACCTTTGGCTTTATGCTCCAGCAAGTCCGGGCGATCCTCTACGACGGAATGCGCAATGGAATGGGTCATGCCCAGGGGATCGAAAATATGCTGCTGAACGTATTCGTGAAAAGGTTGACCGCTGATTCTCTCTACAATATACGCAGCCAGCGAGTTGCCGTAGTTCGAATAGGCCACAACCTCGCCGGGTCTATAAATCTGTGCGGGCTGGGCTAGCTGCAGCCCTTCTTCCAGCGACCGTACTTCCTCCGGGGATTGATAGGCCATATCGAACATATACTCTTCAAACCCGGCATTGTGGTTCATCAGATGGAGCATCGTTATGGGAGCATCGTATCTCAGCTTGGTCAGGAAATTCGCCGGCAAATAGCCGCGAATATCTTCGTTCAGATCGATTTTTCCCTGTTCAGCCAGCTGCATCACGGACGCCCATACGGCAAGCTTGCTGATGGAGCCCCACTCCATGACCGTATCCGTCGAGACAGGAATCTGCCGCTCCACGTCTGCGTAGCCGTAGCCTTTGGACAGCACCACCTGGCCATCCTTCACGATAACAACCGACGCGCCTACAGTTTGTTGCCCGATGTACTTTTTTACATAATCGTCGACAAAAGTTTCCAGACCGGTTAACGGAATCCCGGAAGGGGTTGCTTCACTCGTTCCCTCGCCAGTGTCCTCTGCTGCAATTGCTGTGATACTACTGAACAAAAACAGTAGCATTGAGAGCACAAGCGTACATCCTTTTCTTAACAATAAAACCTCTCCTCCAGGCAGGTAAATTCCGGCAGTCCTCCTATTCTAACAAAAGTTCTCAAACTTGACCGTATCGTATTGTAAAAGGTGCAAGCAGTTGCATAATTTTAAATCAACAAAAATATGCAATATTTACTATAATGGAAGTTCCAACAAGCTCACCTAGACGAAGCGACGGGTGTCAAAGAATAAGTTGCAACATGGAGGGGGGAGACACTTTGAAATATGTCTTAAGCACATTACTATTAATAATAGTAATGGGAATTACGGGATGCAGAGTGAATGATGATAATCGGAAAATGACATTAACTGTCGGGGGAGAATCAGTTGATTATGTTATGTATAACCCTTCCGAATCAGAAAACGGACAAGATTATCGATATAAATTCGCTTTTCAAGAAGAACCTTTAACTAATATTAAATATATAAAAATGCAGGATAAAATAACGATTAATTTCGGGAATCCGTCTCCGGATAAAGTTAGTGTAAGGGACAGCTTACTACACTCGAACGGTGAGTATATCTATCCTGATAAATTGTCCCTTGTAACGCCGCTCCCCATAAAAGATGGGGTTTCAAAATATATTGTTCAAAAAAACCCGGCCTC from the Cohnella hashimotonis genome contains:
- a CDS encoding IS4 family transposase; this encodes MIAQPSNLNQLPNELKPTFQELKVMQHLQQAGFRKRFGFSCAQLFQLVFVLLFHQKNWFRLLESRKDDSMPGKDAVYRFLNHTGLAWRRFLTSLSVATVKKVDALTSADRDAVFIVDDSMFERNRSKAVELLARFKDHATGAYYKGFRMLTMGWSDGHTFLPVDFALLSSSKSAITGMNESVDKRSHGYKRRQEALLSAPQVVASMLDRVLAAGATASYVLMDSWFTHAPLIREIVSRGLDVIGMVKNDNKRFLMQGQKLSLKELYSVATPVASKKRSILRSIRTVLACGTPVHVVFVRNRSKKNDWLAVLTTDLALCVEDVIRIYAIRWDIEVFFKCTKSLLRLQKEFQGRSYDLLISHTTIVFSRYLLLAWQHRQSTDARTFGGLFYVLCDEVGTLDWTVALQQLLDLISEIATKAGKKLGALIQRQLQQWIASLPSYIRACLPISCCES
- a CDS encoding serine hydrolase domain-containing protein, with amino-acid sequence MLRKGCTLVLSMLLFLFSSITAIAAEDTGEGTSEATPSGIPLTGLETFVDDYVKKYIGQQTVGASVVIVKDGQVVLSKGYGYADVERQIPVSTDTVMEWGSISKLAVWASVMQLAEQGKIDLNEDIRGYLPANFLTKLRYDAPITMLHLMNHNAGFEEYMFDMAYQSPEEVRSLEEGLQLAQPAQIYRPGEVVAYSNYGNSLAAYIVERISGQPFHEYVQQHIFDPLGMTHSIAHSVVEDRPDLLEHKAKGYFFKEEGSFTPGSWNYMSMYPNGGNNGTAEDLAKFAMAFLPPAGQQSPLFEKQDTLGTMLTQSHTSAEGMPGIAHGFWEYPGQHRTLGHGGNTIAFATNLQLVPEDRFAIVIMTNQAGESHIVHGLTKAIVGTQKQAEAVNLPDVSEVRGEFVAARRPEHGFMKLFPYLTMMKLKPLGADQLQMTLAGRTGSYKQVQPYLYEKVSGDSALDAWPMLYATVKDGDVKAISVYTSDYLPLPASKSMPVLVLSAALAVLAIVYFIIAPLVLLVRAVMNALRARKRRPAPRNVSRKLVAGLTLTGTGIVANNLILALRMLSNNERAYAEVYPQIIVNYGLTGLAAILLGALLLSWMKRRSASTARYKWSAILPAAMMVVLVGQLVFWQFYS